In the Carassius gibelio isolate Cgi1373 ecotype wild population from Czech Republic chromosome B24, carGib1.2-hapl.c, whole genome shotgun sequence genome, one interval contains:
- the LOC128012867 gene encoding cerebellin-2-like produces the protein MVPASCPGPFAMLALAFLLGCGIGLCLGQNDTEPIVLEGKCLVVCDSNPSSDGGVTSSLGISVRSGSAKVAFSAVRGTNHEPSEMSNTSMTIYFDQVLVNIGNHFDLKASLFTAPRRGIYSFSFHVVKVYNRQTIQVNLMQNEYPVISAFAGDQDVTREAASNGVLLMVEREDRVYLKLERGNLMGGWKYSTFSGFLVFPL, from the exons ATGGTGCCAGCATCCTGTCCCGGACCCTTTGCCATGCTGGCTCTCGCCTTTCTCCTGGGATGTGGCATAGGGCTCTGTCTGGGCCAGAATGACACGGAGCCCATCGTTCTGGAGGGAAAGTGTCTGGTGGTATGCGACTCCAACCCCTCTTCTGACGGAGGAGTCACCTCTTCGCTTGGGATATCTGTGCGCTCCGGCAGCGCCAAAGTGGCTTTTTCGGCCGTCAGAGGGACAAACCACGAACCTTCGGAGATGAGCAACACATCCATGACCATCTATTTTGACCAG GTCTTAGTAAACATTGGCAATCATTTCGACCTAAAAGCGAGTTTGTTTACCGCACCACGCAGAGGAATATACAGTTTCAGCTTTCATGTGGTCAAGGTCTACAACAGACAAACCATACAG GTTAACCTGATGCAGAACGAATACCCGGTCATATCTGCTTTTGCTGGAGATCAGGATGTCACTCGGGAGGCGGCGAGTAACGGAGTTCTACTGATGGTGGAGCGCGAGGATCGAGTCTATCTCAAGTTGGAACGAGGGAATCTAATGGGCGGATGGAAATACTCCACGTTCTCTGGATTTTTAGTCTTTCCTCTTTAA